A region of Salvelinus alpinus chromosome 6, SLU_Salpinus.1, whole genome shotgun sequence DNA encodes the following proteins:
- the LOC139578560 gene encoding protein furry homolog-like isoform X5, with translation MEFLRSLVPAAISWDGGALESGGGLPRETGPRLLRMKRLGLLAMGQTIEEDQEGLSTSTTRPVRSNRIKASAPVNSVSRRRAPSVAPLSWEKRNAAAMSSITIDPELKPGEFVIKSLLAEFAVLAEKKIEVVMAEPLEKLLSRSLQRGEDAQFDQLISSMSSIAEHCLPSLLRTLFDWYRRQSGTEDESYEYRPRSSTKSKGDEQHRDKDYLLERRDLAIDFIFCLVSVEVLKQIPLHPVPDALVHEVLNLAFKHFKHKEGYSGPNTGNVHIIADLYAEVIGVLTQSKFQAVRKKFITELKELRQKEQSPYVVQSIISLIMGMKFFRVKMYPVEDFEASFQFMQECAQYFLEVKDKDIKHALAGLFVEILIPVAAAVKNEVNVPCLKNFVEMLYQTTFDLSSRKKHSLALYPLVTCLLCVSQKQFFLNNWHIFLTNCLSHLKIPSNNSIRKQIETLQNKDPKMSRVALESLYRLLWVYIIRIKCESNTVTQSRLLSIVSALFPKGSRSVVPRDTPLNIFVKIIQFIAQERLDFAMKEIIYDLLCVGKSHKTFTINPERMNIGLRAFLVIADSLQQKDGEPPMPTTGVIMPSGNTLRVKKIFLATTLTDEEAKVIGMSLYYPAVRKALDNILRHLDKEVGRSMSMTNVQMSNKEPEDMITGERKPKIDLFRTCVAAIPRLIPDGMSRQDLIELLAKLTIHMDEELRGLAFTTLQALMLDFPEWREDVLSGFVYFVVREVTDVHPTLLDNAVKMLLQLISQWRQAVQTSNKTHEAQQGPGSGPSLPLERSPLWGVLHVAEGLALVVLCSCRPATRRLAVNILKEVRALHTALGIAKGDEELAIDVMDRLSASVLESFIHLTGADQTNLLYCPSGIDLQTLAEWNSSPISHQFDVVSPSHIWVFAHVTQGQDPWVISLSSFLRQEHLPKHCPTALNYAGMFAYTRLQLLSPQVDINSPINAKKLNSLSSSSDSYVGLWRNYLILCCSSATSSPNSSSSTSGSVRCSPPETLASTPDSGYSYDSKIIGTPSPSSLFKHVVPMMRSESMDITESLVLGLGRTNPVAFRDLIEELNPIIKEALERRPENMKRRRRRDILRVQLVRIFELLADAGVVSQTGSGGLDGESHSLNSTLLEYVDLTRQLLEAENDKDSDTLKDIRCHFSALVANIIQNVPVHQRRTIFPQQSLRHSLFMLFSHWAGPFSIMFTPLDRYSDRNMQINRHQYCALKAMSAVLCCGPVADNVGLSSDGYLYKWLDNILDSQDRKVHQLGCEAVMLLLELNPDQSNLMFWAVDRCYTGSRRVAAGCFRAIANVFHNRDYQFDTVVLLNLILFKSADSSRDIYEVAMQLLQILEPKLFRYAHKLEIQRTDGILSPPSPLPHLYSVSYYQLSEELARTYPELTLPIFSEVSQRIQTAHPGGRQVMLHYLLPWMNNVELVDFKPSPRRQEPPVCEEEEEAHERDMMMVNSRRWLRGEGWGSPHATTMVLNNLMFMTAKYGDEFAWSEIENVWTTLADSWPKNLKIILHFLISMSGVNSEPSLLPYVKRVVVYLGRDKTMQLLEELMCELDLTDPVSSAVTHMDNPPYYRITSSYKIPSVTSAGTNSSSNTMVPGTDGHHDSSKNKDSNMDDGSTHLDIYSGLNSNLSRQHHRLESRYSSSSGGSYEEEKSDSMPLYANWRLKVMDHNRPEPLPFPPTGGCWSPLVDYLPETNTPGVPLHRCNIAVILLTDLIVDHGVKVEWSAYLHLLLHSIFIGLDHQHPEVYEHCKRLLLHLLVVQGTNSGVQSLASVLLRNREYNDPKVLTVKPPPHEFNLTGVCDFVPDYQPSPMTDSGLSSSSTSSSISLGAGVVPLPHLTPTLINEVDVTAEQYEKVKALIEFVTSRKRGPLWNHEDVSPKNPNIKSADQLSVFLRHVVTVFKQSQSGPCFQLEQLLSEVALQTALSCSSRHYAGRSFQIFRALKQPLTAATLSDVLSRLVETVGDPGEEAQGFVIELLLTLESGIDTLADTVKNYDLLTALAQASAHEHLLGAKFAAKRKSTGQLNLSSGGLFHQGHYPHSHTRSNSLRASLMGERKGDRRRSNTLDIADRLAGSHGNLARTQSLSSLREGGRGGPGEEAIPPVDPSNLMATVFWIAASLLESDYEFEYLLALRLLNKLLGQLPLENADSRERLERVQAKLKWYSFPGLLQLFLKGFTSASTQELTIHLLSKLISVSRHTLVDPSQVAGKRAGFPLNILCLLPHLIQHFDSPTPFCKETADKIAKVCAEEKSATLSNLAHMMSLYSAHSYSRDCANWINVVCRYLHDAFAEITFNLVTYLAELLEKGLPSMQQSLLQIIYSLLSHIDLSAAPVKQFNLEIMKIIGKYVQSPYWKEAQNILKLVVSRSASLVLPDEVQRSYSTESSGSPEIAFTRIFNNSSKELPGKTLDFHFDISETPIIGHKYGDQRTAAGRNGKPQVIAVTRSTSSTSSGSNSNGLVPVSWKRPQLSQRRTREKLMNVLSLCGPESGVPKNPSVRHLACQTVVFSSNEDLDSGDQQTSLIPTVEEVVREEDLQGEDAGSEQQFGVFKDFDFLDVELEDAEGESMDNFNWGVRRRSLDSMDKGEGDGDTPSLQECQYTGSTPSLNLTNQEDTDESSEEEVLSASQILTRSGLMNSDSATDDATSNHVDSLQQSQESSSSALTEETTALLPRQDSTALEMPRSDSNSSQLPEDGVSMTAADELSSSVSTDTGFGSSAPPLPPELCDVTDSQDPHYDLDPAPPLPPAIDTPPGSLCEERDSLTAMPLPPILDSPCGSVCEEDVTLALKELDDRCEEEEADFSDMSSSELHVEKRNLGGVSQQPECCWHQYLSQDEGDQDGFSEIQASPPPSPFLSAILAAFQPVTYDDEEDAWRCHVNQMLSDTDGSSAVYTFHVFSRLFKSMQRKFGFITHSSVRFLGERLQRMGNQFLSSLEVMTSHSQCPTVLLDAETLVSCGLLETLKFSVLELQEHLDTYNGKREAAEEWLENCRKTFRDKDGNQRPNTQAQELELCRRLYKLHFQLLLLFQAYCKLISHVDIIKREAEVTNMSEELAILESCLKQVESGVDGQEDVGVSDASQTSTETAIQSLIETLRARDFGSALTQVKTFRSLWPNDIFGNESDDAVQTLLHIYFRHQTLGQTGCLAVVGPSRDLSQASGRLMELNLQIREALSQAQACQAPQTTVVSTGL, from the exons ccTCGGCCCCAGTCAACAGTGTGAGTAGACGCCGCGCCCCCTCCGTGGCCCCCCTGTCGTGGGAGAAGCGAAACGCCGCCGCCATGTCGAGCATCACCATTGACCCCGAGCTCAAGCCCGGGGAGTTTGTCATCAAGAGTCTGTTGGCTGAGTTTGCTGTGCTGGCTGAGAAGAAGATTGAGGTGGTGATGGCTGAACCGCTG gaGAAACTGTTGTCGCGATCTCTCCAAAGAGGGGAAGATGCGCAATTTGATCAG TTAATAAGCTCTATGAGCTCCATAGCGGAACACTGTTTGCCCTCCCTGCTGCGCACACTGTTTGACTGGTACCGGCGGCAGAGTGGCACCGAGGATGAGTCCTATGAGTACAGGCCTCGCTCCAGCACCAAGTCCAAAGG GGATGAACAGCATCGGGATAAAGACTACCTATTGGAGCGGAGGGATTTAGCCATAGATTTCATTTTCTGTTTAGTTTCAGTAGAAGTTTTAAAACAG ATTCCTCTTCATCCCGTGCCAGACGCTTTAGTACATGAAGTTCTGAACCTGGCATTCAAGCACTTTAAACACAAAGAGGG GTACTCCGGCCCCAACACTGGCAATGTGCACATCATAGCAGACCTGTATGCGGAGGTCATCGGAGTTCTCACACAGTCAAA GTTCCAGGCGGTGCGTAAGAAGTTCATCACGGAGCTGAAGGAGCTGAGACAGAAGGAGCAGAGCCCCTACGTGGTCCAGAGCATCATCAGCCTCATCATGGGCATGAAGTTCTTCAGGGTCAAGATGTACCCCGTGGAGGACTTCGAGGCCTCCTTCCAGTTCATGCAG gaGTGTGCCCAGTATTTCCTGGAGGTGAAGGATAAGGACATAAAGCATGCATTGGCTGGCCTCTTTGTTGAGATCCTCATCCCTGTTGCTGCT GCGGTGAAGAATGAAGTCAACGTGCCGTGCCTCAAGAACTTTGTGGAGATGCTCTACCAGACAACCTTTGACCTTAGCTCCAGGAAGAAGCACTCTTTG gcTCTGTATCCTCTGGTGACGTGCCTGCTGTGTGTCAGTCAAAAGCAGTTCTTCCTCAATAACTGGCACATCTTCCTCACAAACTGCCTCTCGCACCTGAAG ATACCGTCTAACAACAGCATCCGAAAGCAGATTGAGACACTGCAG AACAAAGACCCCAAAATGTCCCGTGTGGCGCTGGAGTCCCTCTACAGACTGCTGTGGGTCTACATCATCAGGATCAAGTGTGAGAGCAACACCGTCACGCAGAG CCGGCTGCTCAGCATCGTTTCAGCACTTTTCCCCAAAGGCTCCCGTAGTGTGGTGCCGAGGGACACGCCCCTCAACATCTTTGTCAAGATCATCCAGTTCATAGCTCAG GAAAGGCTTGACTTTGCTATGAAGGAGATAATTTATGACCTACTGTGTGTGGGGAAATCTCACAAGACCTTCACCATCAATCCAGAG AGGATGAATATTGGCCTGAGGGCTTTCCTTGTGATAGCTGACAGTCTGCAGCAGAAGGACGGGGAGCCGCCCATGCCCACCACAGGGGTCATCATGCCCTCAGGAAACACTCTGCGGGTCAAAAAGATCTTCCTCGCCACCACCCTCACTGACGAGGAGGCCAAGGTCATCG gcaTGTCGCTGTACTACCCAGCGGTGAGAAAGGCCCTGGACAACATCCTGCGTCACCTGGACAAGGAAGTGGGGCGCTCCATGAGCATGACCAACGTCCAGATGTCCAATAAAGAGCCTGAGGACATGATCAC GGGGGAGAGGAAGCCGAAGATCGATCTGTTCCGTACGTGTGTGGCGGCCATCCCCAGGCTGATCCCGGACGGCATGAGCAGACAGGACCTGATCGAGCTGCTGGCTAA GCTGACCATCCACATGGACGAGGAGCTGCGTGGCCTGGCCTTCACCACCCTGCAGGCTCTGATGCTGGACTtcccagagtggagggaggacgtGCTCTCTGGCTTCGTCTACTTCGTGGTGCGCGAGGTCACCGACGTCCACCCCACGCTGCTGGACAATGCCGTCAAGATGCTGCTGCAGCTCATCAGCCAGTGGAGGCAGGCCGTCCAGACCAGCAACAAGACCCACGAGGCACAG CAGGGCCCTGGAAGCGGGCCGTCTCTGCCCCTGGAGCGCTCTCCTCTGTGGGGGGTGCTGCACGTGGCGGAGGGCCTGGCACTGGTGGTTCTGTGCAGCTGCCGCCCCGCCACGCGCAGGCTGGCTGTTAATATCCTCAAAGAGGTCCGAGCCCTGCACACCGCTCTGGGCATCGCCAAG GGAGATGAGGAGTTGGCCATAGATGTGATGGACAGGCTAAGTGCATCTGTGCTGGAGAGCTTCATCCATCTCACAGGAGCTGACCAG ACCAACCTGCTATATTGTCCCAGCGGTATCGACCTGCAGACGCTGGCAGAATGGAACTCGTCTCCCATCAGCCACCAGTTTGACGTGGTCAGCCCGTCGCACATCTGGGTGTTTGCCCACGTGACGCAGGGCCAGGACCCCTGGGTCATCAGCCTGTCCAGCTTCCTGCGCCAGGAGCACCTGCCCAAGCACTGCCCCACCGCACTCAACTACGCCGGGATGTTCGCCTACACACGCCTGCAGCTGCTCTCTCCGCAAGTGGACATCAA CAGCCCTATAAATGCTAAGAAGCTGAACAGCCTGAGCAGCAGTAGTGACTCGTACGTGGGGCTGTGGAGGAACTACCTGATCCTCTGTTGTAGCTCCGCCACTTCCTCccccaactcctcctcctccacctctggcTCCGTCCGCTGCTCCCCGCCTGAGACGCTGGCGTCCACGCCGGACAGTGGCTACAGCTACGACTCTAAG ATTATTGGCACTCCGTCCCCCTCATCCCTGTTCAAACACGTTGTCCCGATGATGCGCTCTGAGAGCATGGACATCACAGAGTCACTCGTCCTGGGGCTTGGCAGGACCAACCCCGTGGCCTTCAG AGATCTGATAGAGGAACTGAACCCCATCATTAAGGAGGCTCTGGAGAGGAGACCTGAG AACATGAAGCGACGTAGGCGTCGCGACATCCTGAGGGTCCAGCTGGTCCGGATCTTTGAGCTGCTGGCCGACGCTGGCGTCGTCAGTCAGAC ggggaGTGGCGGTCTGGACGGGGAGAGTCACTCTCTGAACTCGACACTGTTGGAGTATGTGGATCTGACGAGACAGCTGCTGGAGGCTGAGAACGACAAAGATTCAGACACACTGAAGGACATCCGCTGCCACTTCAGCGCTCTGGTGGCCAACATCATTCAGAACGTCCCag TGCACCAGAGGAGGACCATCTTCCCCCAGCAGTCTCTGAGACACAGTCTATTCATGTTGTTCAGCCACTGGGCGGGGCCCTTCAGCATCATGTTCACCCCACTAGACCGGTACAGCGACCGCAACATGCAGATCAACCGACACCAGTACTGTGCTCTCAAG GCCATGTCGGCAGTGTTGTGCTGTGGTCCAGTGGCTGATAACGTTGGCCTCTCCTCTGACGGTTATCTCTACAAGTGGTTGGACAACATCCTGGACTCTCAGGACAGGAAG GTGCACCAGTTGGGCTGTGAGGCGGTGATGCTGCTGTTGGAGCTGAACCCAGACCAGAGTAACCTGATGTTCTGGGCTGTGGACCGCTGTTACACTGGCTCACGCCGCGTGGCTGCCGGCTGCTTCAGGGCCATCGCCAACGTCTTTCACAACAG GGATTACCAGTTTGACACTGTGGTGCTGCTGAATCTGATCTTGTTCAAGTCGGCTGATTCATCCAGAGATATCTATGAGGTGGCCATGCAGCTGCTGCAG ATCTTGGAGCCCAAGCTCTTCCGTTACGCTCACAAACTGGAGATCCAGAGAACAGATGGGATCCTGAGCCCTCCCTCCCCGCTGCCACACCTCTACTCTGTCTCCTACTACCAGCTGTCTGAGGAGCTGGCCAGGACATACCCAGAGCTCACCCTGCCCATCTTCTCAG AGGTGAGCCAGCGTATCCAGACAGCACACCCTGGCGGTCGCCAGGTGATGCTGCACTACCTCCTGCCCTGGATGAACAACGTGGAGCTGGTGGACTTCAAGCCGTCGCCACGGCGACAGGAACCCCCAGTCtgtgaggaggaagaagaggcccACGAGCGCGACATGATGATGGTCAACAGCCGGCGCTGGCTCAGAGGGGAGGGCTGGGGCTCCCCACACGCCACCACCATGGTGCTCAACAACCTCATGTTCATGACCGCCAAG TACGGGGATGAGTTTGCGTGGTCAGAGATAGAGAACGTGTGGACCACCCTGGCCGACAGCTGGCCAAAGAACCTGAAGATCATCCTGCACTTCCTCATCAGCATGTCAGGGGTCAACAGTGAGCCCAGCCTCCTGCCCTAT gtgAAGCGGGTGGTGGTCTACCTAGGCAGGGATAAGACTATGCAGCTGCTGGAGGAGCTGATGTGTGAGCTGGACCTGACAGACCCAGTGAGCTCTGCTGTCACTCACATGGACAACCCTCCCTACTACCGCATCACCTCCAGCTACAAGATCCCCTCCGTCACCTCAGCAG GAACCAACTCCAGCAGTAACACCATGGTGCCAGGAACCGACGGTCACCATGACAGCAGCAAAAATAAAGACTCCAACATGGATGACGG TTCCACCCATCTGGACATCTACAGTGGTCTGAACAGCAACCTGAGCCGTCAGCACCACCGCCTGGAGTCTCGTTACAGCAGCAGCTCTGGAGGATCCTATGAGGAGGAGAAGA GTGACTCCATGCCGCTGTATGCTAACTGGCGTCTGAAGGTGATGGACCACAACCGTCCCGAgcccctccctttccctcccacAGGGGGCTGCTGGTCCCCTCTGGTGGACTACCTGCCGGAGACCAACACCCCTGGAGTACCCCTCCACAG GTGTAACATAGCTGTCATCCTACTGACTGACCTCATAGTAGACCATGGGGTCAAAGTGGAGTGGAGCGCCTACCTTCACCTCCTGCTGCACTCCATcttcatag GGTTGGACCACCAGCACCCTGAGGTCTACGAGCACTGCAAACGCCTCCTGCTTCACCTGCTGGTCGTCCAGGGAACCAACAGCGGCGTCCAATCCCTGGCCTCCGTGCTGCTGCGCAACCGAGAGTACAACGACCCCAAGGTGCTGACCGTGAAGCCACCGCCCCACGAGTTCAACCTCACAG GAGTGTGTGACTTTGTGCCAGACTACCAGCCGTCTCCCATGACAGACTCAGGCCTGAGCTCCAGCTCCACGTCGTCCAGCATCAGCCTGGGTGCAGGAGTCGTCCCCCTGCCCCACCTCACCCCCACCCTGATCAACGAGGTGGACGTCACCGCAGAGCAGTACGAGAAGGTCAAAGCCCTCATCGAGTTTGTCACCTCCAG GAAGCGGGGGCCCCTGTGGAACCATGAGGACGTGTCACCCAAGAACCCCAACATAAAGAGTGCTGACCAGCTGAGCGTGTTCCTCCGACATGTAGTGACAGTCTTCAAACAGTCCCAGTCAGGTCCTT GTTTCCAACTGGAGCAGTTGCTGAGTGAGGTCGCCCTGCAGACTGCTCTGTCCTGCTCGTCTCGTCACTACGCAGGACGCTCCTTCCAGATCTTCAGGGCTCTCAAACAACCCCTCACAGCCGCCACACTTTCTGATGTCCTCTCACGCCTCGTAGAGACAGTGGGCGACCCGGGAGAGGAGGCACAG GGTTTTGTTATCGAGCTGCTGCTGACTCTGGAGTCAGGGATCGACACGCTCGCTGACACAGTCAAGAACTATGACCTCCTCACTGCCTTGGCACA GGCCTCTGCCCATGAGCACCTGCTGGGGGCCAAGTTTGCAGCTAAAAGGAAGAGCACGGGCCAGCTGAATCTGAGTAGCGGTGGTCTTTTCCACCAAGGCCACTACCCCCACAGCCACACCCGCAGCAACTCCCTCCGCGCCAGCCTCATGGGTGAACGTAAGGGAGACCGCCGCCGCAGTAACACCCTAGACATCGCCGACCGGCTGGCCGGTAGCCACGGCAACCTAGCACGAACGCAGAGCTTGTCGTCGTTGCGGGAGGGTGGCAGAGGGGGTCCTGGGGAGGAGGCCATCCCTCCTGTggacccatccaacctgatggcCACGGTGTTCTGGATAGCAGCCTCCCTCCTGGAGTCGGACTATGAGTTTGAGTACCTGCTGGCCCTGCGGCTGCTCAACAAGCTACTGGGCCAGCTGCCCCTGGAGAACGCAGACAGCAGGGAGAGACTAGAGAGGGTGCAGGCCAAGCTGAAATGGTACAGCTTCCCTGGTCTGCTGCAGCTCTTCCTCAAGGGCTTCACCTCAGCTTCCACCCAGGAGCTCACCATCCACCTGCTAAGCAAGCTCATCAGCGTCTCCCGCCACACACTGGTCGACCCCTCCCAGGTGGCAGGTAAGCGAGCAG GTTTTCCTCTGAACATCCTGTGCCTGCTGCCTCACCTCATCCAGCACTTTGACAGCCCCACTCCGTTCTGCAAGGAGACGGCGGATAAGATAGCCAAGGTGTGTGCCGAGGAGAAGTCCGCCACGCTGTCTAACCTGGCCCACATGATGAGCCTGTACAGCGCACACAGCTACTCCAGAGACTGCGCCAACTGGATCAACGTGGTGTGTCGTTACCTGCACGACGCCTTCGCTGAGATCACGTTCAATCTGGTCACATACCTGGCCGAG TTGCTGGAGAAAGGCCTACCCAGCATGCAGCAGTCCCTGCTGCAGATCATCTACAGCCTGCTGAGTCACATTGACCTGTCGGCTGCACCCGTCAAACAGTTCAACCTGGAGATCATGAAGATCATCGGCAAATATGTCCAG AGCCCGTACTGGAAGGAGGCCCAGAACATTCTGAAGCTGGTGGTGTCTCGGTCGGCCAGCCTGGTGTTGCCAGACGAGGTGCAGCGCTCCTACAGCACCGAGTCCTCTGGATCCCCAGAGATCGCCTTCACTCGCATCTTCAACAACTCCTCTAAGGAGCTGCCCGGCAAGACGCTGGACTTCCACTTTGACATCTCAGAG ACACCCATCATAGGGCATAAGTACGGGGACCAGCGCACAGCTGCAGGGCGGAATGGGAAACCGCAAGTCATCGCTGTGACCCGGAGCACGTCCTCCACTTCCTCTGGATCCAACTCCAACGGCCTGGTGCCTGTCAGCTGGAAGAGGCCCCAACTCTCTCAG AGGCGAACCAGAGAGAAGCTCATGaacgttctctctctgtgtggtcctGAGTCTGGCGTTCCCAAGAATCCTTCTGTAAGACACCTGGCATGTCAAACT GTGGTGTTCTCATCCAACGAGGACCTGGACTCAGGTGATCAGCAGACCAGTTTGATCCCCACAGTGGAGGAGGTGGTGAGGGAGGAGGACCTGCAGGGAGAGGATGCAGGAAGTGAGCAGCAGTTTGGAGTCTTCAAGGACTTTGATTTCCTGGACGTGGAGCTGGAAGATGCTGAG GGGGAGAGCATGGACAACTTTAACTGGGGCGTGCGTCGGCGCTCCCTGGACAGCATGGACAAGGGGGAGGGAGACGGGGACACGCCGTCCCTGCAGGAGTGCCAGTACACCGGGAGCACGCCCAGCCTCAACCTCACCAACCAGGAGGACACGGACGAGTCGTCTGAGGAGGAGGTACTGAGCGCTAGCCAGATTCTCACCCGCTCTGGCCTC ATGAACAGTGACTCGGCTACGGACGATGCCACGTCCAACCACGTGGACTCTCTGCAGCAATCGCAGGAGTCGTCCAGCAGTGCCTTGACAGAGGAGACCACGGCCCTGCTGCCCCGCCAGGACAGCACTGCACTGGAGATGCCGCGCTCTGACTCAAACAGCAGTCAGCTGCCTGAG GACGGGGTGAGCATGACGGCGGCAGATGAGCTGAGCAGCAGCGTGAGCACGGACACGGGGTTTGGCAGCAgtgccccccctctgccccctgaGCTGTGTGACGTCACCGACTCCCAAGACCCACACTATGACCTGGACCCGGCCCCCCCTCTCCCACCGGCCATAGACACCCCGCCGGGGTCCCTCTGTGAAGAGAGGGACTCCCTCACAGCCATGCCCCTGCCCCCCATCCTAGACAGCCCCTGTGGCTCTGTGTGTGAGGAGGACGTGACGCTGGCGCTGAAGGAGCTTGACGAccgctgtgaggaggaggaggccgACTTCTCCGACATGTCCAG TTCAGAGTTGCATGTGGAGAAGCGGAATCTGGGGGGAGTGAGTCAACAACCAGAGTGTTGCTGGCATCAATATCTCAG TCAGGATGAGGGCGATCAAGATGGTTTCTCAGAGATCCAGGCCTCTCCGCCCCCCTCGCCCTTCCTCTCCGCCATCCTGGCAGCTTTCCAGCCCGTTACCTATGACGACGAGGAGGACGCTTGGCGTTGCCATGTCAACCAGATGTTGTCGGACACGGATGGGTCCTCTGCTGTGTACACCTTCCACGTGTTCTCCCGACTATTTAAG AGCATGCAGAGGAAGTTTGGCTTCATCACCCACTCGTCGGTGCGTTTCCTAGGAGAGCGGCTGCAGCGAATGGGGAACCAGTTCCTCAGCTCCCTAGAGGTCATGACCTCTCACTCCCAGTGCCCCACGGTGCTGCTGGATGCTGAGACG TTGGTGTCATGTGGACTGCTGGAGACTCTGAAGTTCAGTGTGCTGGAGTTGCAGGAGCACCTGGACACCTACAACGGCAAGAGAGAGGCGGCTGAGGAG TGGCTGGAGAACTGCAGGAAGACGTTTCGCGACAAAGACGGCAACCAACGACCCAACACTCAAGCCCAG